In Solimonas sp. K1W22B-7, the DNA window GGAGCCGGATGCGGTCCTGACCGCCGAAGCTTCGCGCTGAGCATCCTGGGGTCCGCCACCACGGCGGACCCCTTTTCGTCGATCCCGCAGGGCCCTCCCATGTCGCAACTGTTCCGCAGCCCCACCGCCTTCCGCACTTTCATGAACCTGTGGCCGCCGTTCTGGGGCACGGGCATCTCCATCACCGGGATGGCACCCGACTACAGCCGCCTGGTGGTGCAGATGAAGAAGCGCTTCTACAACGCCAACGCCTTCGGCACGCACTTCGGCGGCAGCCTCTACGCCATGTGCGATCCCTTCCTGGTGCTGATGCTGGTGCCGCAACTGGGGCCGGAATACCTCATCTGGGACAAGGCCGCGAGCATCGAATT includes these proteins:
- a CDS encoding DUF4442 domain-containing protein, which gives rise to MSQLFRSPTAFRTFMNLWPPFWGTGISITGMAPDYSRLVVQMKKRFYNANAFGTHFGGSLYAMCDPFLVLMLVPQLGPEYLIWDKAASIEFIKPGRGTVTAVFEWDAAEIAEIRQRTEGGAKYEPQRMVEVRDASGELVARVHKTLYVRRRRPEPEPAAAPRAVAAADQVAAG